The Candidatus Aegiribacteria sp. genomic sequence GGCCCCCTGCACGCAAGAGGAGTCTGTCCCGTAAGGGTTGGATCTCCCGAGAGATTCCTCTTCTTCCCCAGACTTTCAGCCCAGAGCTGGGAAAACCAGAGAGCTGTGTCGAATAGCCTGTCGTTGTATGGAAAGAACGTATGGACAGGATACCTGGAAAAATTGCACAAAAATCCAGCGGCAATTTCCGCGGCAAAACTAGTGGAACCTTTCTCACGAAAATCAGCCGCGACTGCCCCCGCGCCCCGAAGCAGGGCTTCTATATCAATTCCGGCAAAAGCGGCAGGAAAGAGGCCTACCGGGCTGAGAACGCTGAATCTTCCTCCCACGGATGGAGGAACTGGAAGTGAGTGCCATTTTCTGTCCAGTACAAGCCGCCTGAGGTCACCCTTGAGGGGATCAGTTATGGCCGTTATTGTTCTTTCCCCGTTTGCCGATTCCGCTATCCATCTGAAAAAAGAAAGAAATATGGACAGTGTTTCAGCTGTGCCGCCTGACTTCGTAATAACCGTAACCGATGTCCTGTCCGGATTCATAGCCCTTGTTATCTCATCGATCAGACCGGAATCCGGCGAATCGGCGACTATCACTTTCGCCTTTTCATCAAAAGCTCCGGGAAATGCGCTGAGAAGCGCCCTGAGCCCAAGAGATGAACCGCCAATCCCGCAGACTATCATGCGGTCAGCGATCCCCCCTATCGTATCTGCCAACCGTAATGTTTCGCCAAGCAGTTCCGAATCCGCAGGAAGGCTCATGAAACCCAGTTTGCCTTCTTCTTCCCACTTATCAAAGGTACTGATTATCCTACCGGGAAGAGGGACGTAATCGTAGGAAGTTCTGAAAACAAGCTCGGACACTTCAGTGTTCAATGGGATTCTCCATTCATTTTCCGGCCCATGTCAGAAGATCAACCAGAACTGGTTCTTCCGGCAGTAAGACCACCAGGCTGTTGTTCTTCATTCCAGTCCGAATGACTGATATTGTATCGTAATCTACAGTAATTAAATAGCTTTCAAGATCACTTTCGTATACAGCTTCACGGGGCACTGCCACAAGTTCAGAAAATCCGGCTTCAATGACAGAAAGTTCCCCCGAATATACAGCATATCCAGACCTTTCCTCAACGAAACGGATGCCACCGCTGCCGGAAGGCCAGAAGTTCATGGTACAGTCAGACGGAGGGAAAACATGGAACAGCTCACTGCTTGCGACTGAAATCTCCGCAAACATATCTCCGGGTCTTATACGCTGATCGACCGCAATATGAATACGTTCCAGGGTTCCTTCAAGCGGGGACAGGTACGAGGTCTTTTCGCAGGACAACAGAGAATCCATTAGGAGATCCAGGCTGTCCACCCTTTCCCGAAGCAGTGTATCCGATGGCGCCGAGGACAGCATAGCTGAAGCAAGATCAAATTGCATTGCAAGCCTCTCCCGTTCAACAATATGAAGATCCTCTCTCAGTTGAAATAGAGTATCACCGGTATGGATCTCCTGCCCGGATGAAGCGTATACATCGGTGACCACAGCCGATCCTTCCCCTGACCACTTAACCGATACGGTATCCGGAGGCGAAACCTCAAAACCGAATCCTGTAACTTCAACAGTGTGTGCTACTGAAGGTTCACGTTCTACGGAAGGGACAGCTTCCACCTCTTCATTAGCAGTTCCGCAGTTTGATAACAGCAGCAATCCGGCAAGCACAATACCGCGAAGGACTGGACAAATCATACTGCGGATAGTAATTTTCACTGGTTCTAACACCCCTTATCACTCAAATCACGAAAGAAGAAGCATGAAATCCCGATTACACATTGCCATCACTGTGCTTTTCCTGGCTTCTGTGCTTATCCTGCAGGGCTGTGGCGAAACCAGAACATCGGGTTTCTACGCTGGAGCCACCACTACCTATACCGCAATTTCGGATACTGCCGCCGTATATACTTCAACAGTCTATTCAACATCACCAGAAACCGAAGACACGCTGTTGAACTGCACCTTTGATAATATCCTCTCCGAACCATTCGGTTCCTCATGCTATTACGAAGTCTACAATGGATCGATGCACATAGACAACTCCATTTTCAGCGATCCCGTTATTCTTCTTTCCACAGCCGGCCTCGTCGACGATGGCCTTGTTGAAGCACAGTTCGACCTTTTGCATGCTTCAACTCACTGCGTTGTAGGGCTTGTAGTGGGTGCTGAATCAACCGATGATTTTCTGCTGCTTGGAGTTAATTCCAGGGGACAATACACAATTCAGAGGTGTATCAACGGCCTTTGGCTGCCCGTAATGGGGCTCGATTCCTTTGAATCAAGCAGGCTTCTCCCCTACAGCCAGCCAGGAGTCGAAGTATCGGCACTGGTTCACGGCAATTACATAGACCTCAGGGTGAACGGACAGCTGATACAGGTTGTAAGAACTCCAATGCCTGCCATGGGTCAGGTTGGAGTATTCATTGACGGCTACGTGAACACTAACCTTGACCGTATCACTGTGGTTCCTTCACAATGATACAGCTCTTCATCTCGATGCTGATTCTATGGTCCCCCGGAACGGGCAAAGCGACCTGCCTGAGCTACACCGATCCCGAACCGATAGATAGCAGCTCACCGAGTGGAATACCGGTTCTCATGTATCACCATGTGAGTGACCCGGTTAACGGATACTACGGAGTATCCACGGGCAGACTCCTTACCGACCTCCAGCTGCTGGATGAGGCAGGTTTCTTCCTTATATCAGCCGAAGATATCGAGAACAGCCTTATGCAGGTTCCACAGGATCGCAAACCTGTAATGCTTACTTTTGACGATGGGTGGCAGGATAATTTCAATTTCATAGGCAATGGTAATTCGGTGGAGATAGATCCGGATTGCGTTGTGGCAATCCTTGAGGATTACTGCAACGAACATCCCGAATTCGGCCATACTGCAACGTTCTTCATATCCTGGGACAAAATACCGTTCGGCCAGGAGGAATACACAGCGGAGAAACTCAACCTTCTGCTTGATATGGGTTACTCCATAGGAAATCACACTAATATGCATGATGATTTCATAAGACTCCCCCGGGACAGATGGGAGAACTCGGTGCTTCTGCCGATGGTAAAATTCCATAAAAGGCTCGGGTTGCGAATCACTGAGGTTTTCGCGATGGCTTATCCAGGCGGTAGATTTCCAAAGGGCATAGGGGCGGAAGAGTATCTCGCCGGATTCAGTTTCATGGGCAGGCAGGCTGTCAGAATGGGCTTTCTTGCCAACGGAAGCGTTTCCTCGATCAGAAGCCTCCTTGATTCACCCGAGGGCTGGTTCCGTTTTGGAAGGCTTGATATGAGCCAGTACAGTGTCAGACAACTTCTTGACTGGAGAAACATCATGGACGCAGGTCCGCGAGACAACCTTCACGATCCCCTCAGGTATCGCATTCCTCATAGGTGATCTGCACGTTCAATCATCACATTATAAGATACACGATACCGGAACTCCAGTATCAAATGAAGGAATAACAGATCAATTTACCGCGAATTAATATTGACGTTGCACTACTATTCCTGCTATCATCTTATAAGATAGGAACTGCTGTCGTACAGGAACCCGTGTAATGCAACCCATCGATATCCGTATCGGCTGGATTCGTCTGGAGAACGGGGAGATCTGATGAAAACTCTGTCTATACTTGCAATAATATCGGCCATCTTATACGCTGATGAATCGCAACAGACAGATTGGTCTGATGGGCCGGGAGAGCCTGGCCCGGTGAGCGGCTACTGGGGGGCGGCCTTCAGTAATCATACGGAGATGGACTGGAAGGATCTTCCAGGCAGCCTTTTCCTGGCGCTGAGAGCTATCGCGCACGAGGTTACCAGATACATGGGCAACCTTCATACGGGCTATGCAGCAGACATGGACGGTGACGGCGACATGGATATACTGAGCGATTCGGGGTACAGGGCGCTGATAGCATGGTTCGAGAACGACGGCACTGGTGGCGGTTGGGAGCAACATGATGTAAGCGGTACAGGGGAAATATATGCACCCCGTGCATGCTATGCAGCAGACATGGACGGTGACGGAGATATGGACGTTCTTGGTACTGAGAACTCCACAACTTACGAAAGGATTTATCTTTGGATAAATACGGATGGAACCGGGATTACATGGAATACGCACATAATTGCCGATGCTCTGTATTCACCGAATTGTATCTGTGGCTCGGACGTGGACGGTGATGGAGACAGCGATATTGTAGCAGGCGATTTCGGCCCTGACGGTCAGATCATATGGTACGAGAACCAGATCATGTC encodes the following:
- a CDS encoding glucose-6-phosphate isomerase produces the protein MNTEVSELVFRTSYDYVPLPGRIISTFDKWEEEGKLGFMSLPADSELLGETLRLADTIGGIADRMIVCGIGGSSLGLRALLSAFPGAFDEKAKVIVADSPDSGLIDEITRAMNPDRTSVTVITKSGGTAETLSIFLSFFRWIAESANGERTITAITDPLKGDLRRLVLDRKWHSLPVPPSVGGRFSVLSPVGLFPAAFAGIDIEALLRGAGAVAADFREKGSTSFAAEIAAGFLCNFSRYPVHTFFPYNDRLFDTALWFSQLWAESLGKKRNLSGDPTLTGQTPLACRGPADQHSLVQLFMEGPEDKTVTILTTPPDSNALKLPCGFEDYPSLSYLEGITTDELRTAEAESTGKALEENGIPVSYIEMKKFDERALGELLMSLEIATVLAGLALDINPLDQPGVERGKVLTYSALNRPGYEV
- a CDS encoding VCBS repeat-containing protein, whose translation is MKTLSILAIISAILYADESQQTDWSDGPGEPGPVSGYWGAAFSNHTEMDWKDLPGSLFLALRAIAHEVTRYMGNLHTGYAADMDGDGDMDILSDSGYRALIAWFENDGTGGGWEQHDVSGTGEIYAPRACYAADMDGDGDMDVLGTENSTTYERIYLWINTDGTGITWNTHIIADALYSPNCICGSDVDGDGDSDIVAGDFGPDGQIIWYENQIMSEPWPAHVVASAPQCYDLHTVDIDQDGDIDILSANWWINNELNLWENDDGTGNSWTRHRICNDIGDATSVCAGDINGDGNLDVIATGYGDDARISWFENSDPLPGTWIEH
- a CDS encoding polysaccharide deacetylase family protein produces the protein MIQLFISMLILWSPGTGKATCLSYTDPEPIDSSSPSGIPVLMYHHVSDPVNGYYGVSTGRLLTDLQLLDEAGFFLISAEDIENSLMQVPQDRKPVMLTFDDGWQDNFNFIGNGNSVEIDPDCVVAILEDYCNEHPEFGHTATFFISWDKIPFGQEEYTAEKLNLLLDMGYSIGNHTNMHDDFIRLPRDRWENSVLLPMVKFHKRLGLRITEVFAMAYPGGRFPKGIGAEEYLAGFSFMGRQAVRMGFLANGSVSSIRSLLDSPEGWFRFGRLDMSQYSVRQLLDWRNIMDAGPRDNLHDPLRYRIPHR